A single Micromonospora sp. CCTCC AA 2012012 DNA region contains:
- a CDS encoding BCCT family transporter: MAEQVGQSRAGSGRTDRVVLTAGVVGVLAVVGWGVLGGRSLAGFASSGLAWAISTFGWLFVVAADAFLVLSVVLAASRYGRIRLGADDDEPEFSTTAWVSMMFSTGMGIGLIFYAVAEPIQHYASPPPAAGVAPQSGPAAATAMQYTLFHWTLHPWGIYAIAALALAYSTFRKGRGNRISAAFEPLLGARAYGPVGRAVDLLAVFATVFGSATSLGLGALQVAAGLDAATDVPASTAVELVVIGALTAAFVVSAFTGLHKGIKWLSTTNVVLAVGLMVFVFVAGPTIYTLEVLPASVGDYLSHLVVMSTRTGAFTDPAWLGSWTIFYWAWWISWAPFVGIFIARISRGRTVREFVTGVLLVPSGASIVWFAIMGGTALRVQRTGARDLVADVGTSAENALFGLLHALPLATVTTVLAAVLVALFFITGADSAALVLGSLSSGGALRPHRGVVVLWGVLIGAVAAALLLAGGLAALQQATILVALPFVVVMLGLAVALVRELAADPAVRPPVRPRRSGLAAAVRAARSYEEEEPAPVTRWFHRPRG, encoded by the coding sequence ATGGCGGAGCAGGTGGGGCAGAGCCGGGCCGGGTCGGGGCGTACCGACCGGGTGGTGCTCACGGCGGGGGTCGTCGGGGTGCTGGCGGTGGTCGGTTGGGGGGTCCTCGGGGGTCGGTCCCTCGCGGGTTTCGCCTCGTCGGGGCTGGCCTGGGCGATCTCCACCTTCGGCTGGCTCTTCGTGGTGGCGGCGGACGCCTTCCTGGTGCTCTCCGTGGTGCTCGCGGCGTCCCGGTACGGCCGGATCCGGCTCGGTGCCGACGACGACGAGCCGGAGTTCAGCACGACGGCGTGGGTGTCGATGATGTTCAGCACCGGCATGGGGATCGGCCTGATCTTCTATGCCGTGGCGGAGCCGATCCAGCACTACGCCAGCCCGCCACCGGCCGCCGGCGTCGCCCCGCAGTCCGGTCCGGCCGCCGCGACGGCGATGCAGTACACCCTCTTCCACTGGACGCTGCACCCGTGGGGGATCTACGCGATCGCCGCGCTGGCGCTGGCGTACTCGACCTTCCGCAAGGGGCGCGGCAACCGGATCTCGGCGGCCTTCGAGCCGCTGCTCGGCGCCCGGGCGTACGGGCCGGTCGGGCGGGCCGTCGACCTGCTCGCGGTCTTCGCCACCGTCTTCGGCTCGGCGACCAGCCTCGGGCTCGGCGCGCTCCAGGTCGCCGCCGGGCTGGACGCGGCGACCGACGTGCCGGCCAGCACGGCCGTCGAGCTGGTGGTGATCGGGGCGCTCACCGCCGCCTTCGTGGTCTCGGCGTTCACCGGCCTGCACAAGGGGATCAAGTGGTTGTCGACCACGAACGTGGTGCTGGCGGTCGGGCTGATGGTCTTCGTCTTCGTGGCCGGGCCGACGATCTACACCCTGGAGGTGCTGCCCGCCTCCGTCGGTGACTACCTCAGTCATCTGGTCGTCATGTCGACCCGTACCGGGGCCTTCACCGACCCGGCCTGGCTCGGCTCGTGGACGATCTTCTACTGGGCCTGGTGGATCTCCTGGGCGCCCTTCGTCGGCATCTTCATCGCCCGCATCTCCCGGGGGCGCACGGTCCGGGAGTTCGTCACCGGGGTGCTGCTGGTGCCGAGCGGGGCGAGCATCGTCTGGTTCGCCATCATGGGCGGCACCGCGCTGCGGGTGCAGCGGACGGGTGCCCGGGACCTGGTCGCCGACGTCGGGACGAGTGCGGAGAACGCCCTCTTCGGGCTCCTGCACGCGCTGCCGCTGGCCACGGTCACCACGGTGCTGGCGGCGGTGCTGGTGGCGCTCTTCTTCATCACCGGGGCGGACTCGGCCGCGTTGGTGCTGGGTTCCTTGAGTTCCGGTGGCGCGCTGCGGCCGCACCGGGGGGTGGTGGTGCTCTGGGGCGTACTCATCGGGGCGGTCGCGGCGGCGCTGCTGCTCGCCGGCGGGCTGGCCGCGTTGCAGCAGGCCACCATCCTGGTCGCGTTGCCGTTCGTGGTGGTGATGCTCGGCCTGGCGGTGGCCCTGGTGCGGGAGCTGGCCGCCGACCCGGCGGTCCGGCCGCCGGTCCGGCCGCGCCGGTCCGGGCTGGCCGCCGCGGTGCGGGCCGCCCGGTCGTACGAGGAGGAGGAGCCGGCTCCGGTCACCCGCTGGTTCCACCGCCCCCGGGGCTGA
- a CDS encoding ABC transporter ATP-binding protein, protein MTAVHLAGVDAAPHPPDDDLVLDVRDLRMRYGTVDVLHGVSFTARRGEVLALLGPNGAGKTTTIEILEGFRMRSAGEVRVLGADPGRGDERWRSRLGVVLQSWRDHGKWRVRDLLSHLGDFYAPYSTDRVRRPWPVDELLATVGLAAHADKRVHQLSGGQRRRLDVAVGIVGRPELLFLDEPTVGFDPAARREFHELVHRLADLDSTTILLTTHDLDEAEKLADRILLLAGGRIIADGSPHELARRVAGDAEIRWSRDGERFVHAAADATGFLRELFRQHGDAVQELEVRRASLEDAYMALVYEQESGARTGAAARVWQTGDER, encoded by the coding sequence ATGACCGCGGTTCATCTGGCGGGAGTCGACGCGGCTCCCCACCCACCCGACGACGACCTCGTCCTCGACGTCCGTGACCTGCGGATGCGGTACGGCACCGTGGACGTGCTGCACGGCGTCAGCTTCACCGCCCGACGCGGCGAGGTGCTCGCCCTGCTCGGGCCCAACGGGGCCGGCAAGACCACCACCATCGAGATCCTCGAAGGCTTCCGGATGCGTTCGGCCGGCGAGGTGCGGGTCCTGGGCGCCGACCCGGGCCGGGGCGACGAACGGTGGCGGTCCCGGCTGGGCGTGGTCCTCCAGTCCTGGCGGGACCACGGCAAGTGGCGGGTCCGGGACCTGCTGTCGCACCTCGGCGACTTCTACGCGCCGTACTCGACCGACCGGGTCCGTCGGCCCTGGCCGGTGGACGAGCTGCTGGCCACGGTCGGCCTGGCCGCGCACGCCGACAAGCGGGTGCACCAGCTCTCCGGCGGCCAGCGCCGCCGGCTCGACGTGGCGGTCGGCATCGTCGGCCGTCCGGAGCTGCTCTTCCTCGACGAGCCGACGGTCGGCTTCGACCCGGCCGCCCGGCGGGAGTTCCACGAGCTGGTGCACCGCCTCGCCGACCTCGACTCCACGACCATCCTGCTCACCACCCACGACCTGGACGAGGCCGAGAAGCTGGCGGACCGGATCCTCCTGCTGGCCGGTGGCCGGATCATCGCCGACGGTTCCCCGCACGAGCTGGCCCGCCGGGTCGCCGGGGACGCCGAGATCCGCTGGAGCCGGGACGGCGAGCGCTTCGTGCACGCCGCGGCGGACGCCACCGGCTTCCTCCGGGAGCTGTTCCGGCAGCACGGCGACGCCGTGCAGGAGCTGGAGGTGCGGCGGGCCAGTCTGGAAGACGCCTACATGGCCCTGGTGTACGAGCAGGAGTCCGGCGCCCGGACCGGTGCGGCCGCCCGGGTCTGGCAGACGGGAGACGAGCGATGA
- a CDS encoding ABC transporter permease has product MSPTGAAVRTGVRRGVIELRNTFTNGQDLWNYFFPTFVLLVAMFFMRGATVPGTQFSLGARTLPSALGMGLAFGGMLVLAQQLVVEREDGTLLRAKATPNGMLGYLVGKITLMSAVALVSMLVQLVPALFFLDGLRVTSPAAWFTLAWVAVLGLVATLPMGAVVGSLIENPRNLGLVMLPTMGLVALSGIFYPINSYPGWLQAVAQVFPIYWLGLGMRSALLPDGMAAVELGGSWRHLETLGVLGLWAVLGLVLAPIVLRRMARRESGSRVAARRERAMQRVA; this is encoded by the coding sequence ATGAGCCCCACCGGAGCAGCCGTCCGCACCGGTGTGCGGCGCGGCGTGATCGAGCTGCGCAACACCTTCACCAACGGGCAGGACCTGTGGAACTACTTCTTCCCCACGTTCGTCCTGCTGGTCGCGATGTTCTTCATGCGCGGCGCCACGGTGCCCGGCACCCAGTTCTCCCTCGGCGCCCGGACGCTGCCCAGCGCGCTGGGCATGGGGCTGGCCTTCGGCGGCATGCTGGTGCTGGCCCAGCAGCTGGTGGTCGAGCGGGAGGACGGCACGCTGCTGCGCGCCAAGGCCACCCCGAACGGCATGCTCGGCTACCTGGTCGGCAAGATCACCCTGATGTCGGCGGTGGCGCTGGTCAGCATGCTCGTCCAACTGGTCCCGGCGCTGTTCTTCCTGGACGGGCTCCGGGTGACCAGCCCGGCCGCCTGGTTCACCCTGGCCTGGGTGGCGGTGCTCGGCCTGGTCGCCACCCTGCCCATGGGCGCGGTCGTCGGCTCGCTGATCGAGAACCCGCGCAACCTCGGGCTGGTCATGCTGCCCACCATGGGGCTGGTCGCCCTCTCCGGCATCTTCTATCCGATCAACAGCTATCCCGGCTGGCTCCAGGCCGTCGCGCAGGTCTTCCCGATCTACTGGCTAGGGTTGGGCATGCGCTCGGCGCTGCTCCCGGACGGCATGGCGGCGGTCGAGCTGGGCGGCTCCTGGCGGCACCTGGAGACCCTCGGCGTGCTCGGCCTCTGGGCCGTGCTCGGGCTGGTCCTGGCCCCGATCGTGCTGCGCCGGATGGCCCGCCGGGAGTCCGGGTCGCGGGTCGCCGCGCGCCGCGAGCGCGCGATGCAACGGGTGGCATGA
- a CDS encoding helix-turn-helix transcriptional regulator — translation MSETVHNRIAVLRAERGISRRQLADALGVHYQTVGYLERGEFRPSLHLALRIAAYFEVPVEVVFSIEPFPRIGDAADGARRTA, via the coding sequence ATGAGTGAGACGGTGCACAACCGGATCGCGGTGCTGCGCGCCGAGCGGGGGATCTCCCGGCGGCAGCTCGCCGACGCCCTGGGGGTGCACTACCAGACGGTCGGCTATCTGGAACGGGGCGAGTTCAGGCCGAGCCTGCACCTGGCGCTGCGCATCGCCGCGTACTTCGAGGTGCCGGTCGAGGTGGTCTTCTCGATCGAGCCGTTCCCCCGGATCGGCGACGCCGCCGACGGCGCGCGCCGGACGGCCTGA
- the dnaG gene encoding DNA primase has translation MAGRIRDEDIALVRERTSIAEVISDTVTLKSAGGGNLKGLCPFHDEKSPSFNVSPARNVWYCFGCGAGGDAIKFLMDAEHLSFVESVERLADRVGIQLRYVENDNSAPRTRPQQGQRQRLVAAHAAAVEFYQAQLGTAGARPAREFLAQRGFDRAAAERYGCGFAPDAWDLLTKHLRQQGFTHDELVTGGLSRPSRSGTLIDRFRRRLMWPIRDLAGDVIGFGARKLFADDDGPKYLNTPETPIYKKSHVLYGIDQAKREIAKQGKVVVVEGYTDVMACHLAGVPTAVATCGTAFGGDHIGVLRRLLLDTDAVAGEIIFTFDGDAAGQKAALRAFEDDQRFVGRTFIAVSPDNMDPCELRLAKGDLAVRDLVARREPLVDFALRHVINRYDLDTVDGRVEAMRRAAPLVAKIKDREKRPEYVRKLAGDLGMEIEPVQRAVQTAGNGQPGADAPALRRAAPAPAVDSPQSMVEREALKLALQEPVLAGPMFDAVEADAYRHPVHVAVRAAVAAAGGAATATGGAVWIEQVRDACEDLAARALVGELAVEPLRIDGEPDPRYVSITMARLQWGSVTARIKDLKSKVQRINPVSNKDEYFALFGELLSLEQHARALREQAAGGL, from the coding sequence ATGGCGGGGCGGATCCGGGACGAGGACATCGCGCTGGTCCGTGAGCGCACCTCCATCGCCGAGGTCATCTCCGACACGGTCACCCTGAAGTCGGCCGGCGGCGGCAACCTCAAGGGCCTCTGCCCGTTCCACGACGAGAAGAGCCCGTCGTTCAACGTCTCGCCCGCCCGCAACGTCTGGTACTGCTTCGGCTGCGGGGCCGGCGGCGACGCGATCAAGTTCCTGATGGACGCCGAGCACCTGAGCTTCGTCGAGTCCGTCGAGCGGCTCGCCGACCGGGTCGGCATCCAGCTGCGGTACGTGGAGAACGACAACTCCGCCCCGCGTACCCGGCCGCAGCAGGGCCAGCGGCAGCGGCTGGTGGCCGCGCACGCCGCCGCGGTGGAGTTCTACCAGGCCCAGCTCGGCACGGCCGGCGCCCGCCCGGCCCGGGAGTTCCTCGCCCAGCGGGGCTTCGACCGGGCCGCCGCCGAACGCTACGGCTGCGGCTTCGCCCCGGACGCCTGGGACCTGCTCACCAAGCACCTGCGCCAGCAGGGCTTCACCCATGACGAGCTGGTCACCGGCGGGCTGTCCCGCCCGTCCCGCTCGGGCACCCTGATCGACCGGTTCCGGCGCCGGCTGATGTGGCCGATCCGCGACCTCGCCGGCGACGTGATCGGTTTCGGCGCCCGCAAGCTCTTCGCCGACGACGACGGCCCGAAATACCTGAACACCCCCGAGACGCCGATCTACAAGAAGTCGCACGTCCTCTACGGCATCGACCAGGCCAAGCGGGAGATCGCCAAGCAGGGCAAGGTGGTCGTCGTCGAGGGCTACACCGACGTGATGGCCTGCCACCTGGCGGGGGTGCCGACCGCCGTGGCGACCTGCGGCACGGCGTTCGGCGGCGACCACATCGGGGTGCTGCGCCGGCTGCTGCTGGACACCGACGCGGTGGCCGGCGAGATCATCTTCACCTTCGACGGGGACGCCGCCGGGCAGAAGGCCGCGCTGCGCGCCTTCGAGGACGACCAGCGCTTCGTGGGGCGTACCTTCATCGCGGTCAGCCCCGACAACATGGACCCGTGCGAGCTGCGGCTGGCCAAGGGTGACCTGGCCGTCCGCGACCTGGTCGCGCGCCGCGAACCGCTGGTCGACTTCGCGCTGCGCCACGTGATCAACCGCTACGACCTGGACACCGTCGACGGCCGGGTGGAGGCGATGCGCCGGGCCGCCCCGCTGGTCGCCAAGATCAAGGACCGGGAGAAGCGCCCGGAGTACGTCCGCAAGCTCGCCGGTGACCTCGGCATGGAGATCGAGCCGGTGCAGCGAGCCGTGCAGACGGCCGGGAACGGTCAGCCCGGCGCCGACGCCCCCGCCCTGCGCCGCGCCGCCCCGGCCCCGGCCGTGGACAGCCCGCAGTCGATGGTCGAGCGGGAGGCGCTGAAGCTCGCCCTCCAGGAACCGGTGCTGGCCGGGCCGATGTTCGACGCCGTGGAGGCCGACGCCTACCGCCATCCCGTCCACGTCGCCGTGCGGGCGGCGGTCGCGGCGGCCGGCGGCGCGGCGACCGCCACCGGGGGCGCGGTCTGGATCGAGCAGGTCCGCGACGCCTGCGAGGACCTCGCCGCCCGGGCGCTGGTCGGCGAGCTGGCCGTCGAACCGCTGCGGATCGACGGCGAACCCGACCCGCGCTACGTCTCGATCACCATGGCCCGCCTCCAGTGGGGCTCGGTCACCGCCCGGATCAAGGACCTCAAGTCGAAGGTCCAGCGGATCAACCCGGTCAGCAACAAGGACGAGTACTTCGCGCTCTTCGGGGAACTGCTCTCGCTGGAGCAGCACGCGCGGGCGCTGCGCGAGCAGGCCGCGGGAGGGCTGTGA
- a CDS encoding TAXI family TRAP transporter solute-binding subunit, producing MTRRPPRLLAALLVAVLAAAGCGAPDRGPRAWHEGRIFLATGNTTGVYYQLGGGYADVISRHLPGYEARAEPTGASVDNINRLVSGDMEIGFSLADTAADAVAGRGAFAGHPQPVRALARVYTNYTHVIVRSDAKIRNFAELRGRRISTGSPKSGTDIIAGRLLTASGMDPDRDVRRFTLSLPETVKRMRAGTLDAMFFSGGLPTPGIKDLLSTAPGEFVLLPVADLIDPLTTRYGSVYTTAALPKEVYGTATSTPTVTVANVILVSADMPDQLAYDLTRLLFTYQGDLVKVHPEAGNFTRESGARTDPIPLHPGAARYYRNG from the coding sequence GTGACGCGTCGCCCGCCGAGGCTGCTGGCCGCCCTGCTGGTGGCCGTCCTCGCGGCGGCCGGCTGCGGTGCCCCGGACCGAGGGCCGCGGGCCTGGCACGAGGGCCGCATCTTCCTCGCCACCGGCAACACCACGGGCGTGTACTACCAGCTCGGCGGCGGCTACGCGGACGTGATCAGCCGGCACCTGCCCGGGTACGAGGCACGGGCCGAGCCGACCGGCGCGTCGGTGGACAACATCAACCGGTTGGTCAGCGGCGACATGGAGATCGGTTTCAGCCTCGCCGACACGGCGGCGGACGCGGTGGCCGGGCGGGGCGCGTTCGCCGGCCACCCGCAGCCGGTCCGGGCGCTGGCCCGGGTCTACACCAACTACACCCACGTGATCGTCCGGAGCGACGCGAAGATCAGGAACTTCGCCGAGCTGCGCGGCAGGCGGATCTCCACCGGTTCGCCGAAGTCCGGCACCGACATCATCGCCGGTCGGCTGCTGACCGCCTCCGGCATGGACCCGGACCGGGACGTCCGGCGGTTCACGCTGTCGCTGCCGGAGACGGTGAAGCGGATGCGGGCGGGCACCCTGGACGCGATGTTCTTCTCCGGCGGCCTGCCGACGCCCGGCATCAAGGACCTGCTCTCCACCGCACCGGGAGAGTTCGTGCTGCTGCCCGTCGCCGACCTGATCGACCCGCTCACCACCCGGTACGGCTCGGTCTACACCACCGCGGCCCTGCCGAAGGAGGTGTACGGCACGGCCACCTCCACCCCGACGGTCACCGTGGCGAACGTGATCCTGGTCAGCGCGGACATGCCCGACCAGCTCGCGTACGACCTGACCCGGCTGCTCTTCACCTATCAGGGCGACCTGGTCAAGGTGCACCCGGAGGCGGGCAACTTCACCCGGGAGAGCGGGGCGCGTACCGATCCCATCCCGCTGCACCCCGGCGCGGCCCGGTACTACCGGAACGGCTGA
- a CDS encoding roadblock/LC7 domain-containing protein, whose translation MTPSVSTGLDWLLANFAEQVPDVSHALAVSGDGLRLAASPDLSTDQVDQLAAVISGLASLTVGAARLMSAGRVRQQIVDMDGGVLLVMAVGERALVGVLAAPGCDLGQIGYETAMLVQRVAEALEPAVRA comes from the coding sequence ATGACCCCCTCCGTCAGCACCGGCCTCGACTGGCTCCTGGCGAACTTCGCCGAGCAGGTACCGGACGTGTCGCACGCCCTGGCGGTCTCCGGCGACGGGCTGCGGCTGGCCGCGTCGCCCGACCTCTCGACCGACCAGGTGGACCAGCTCGCCGCCGTGATCAGCGGCCTGGCCAGCCTCACCGTCGGCGCCGCCCGGCTGATGTCGGCCGGTCGGGTACGCCAGCAGATCGTCGACATGGACGGCGGGGTGCTGCTGGTGATGGCGGTCGGCGAACGCGCGCTGGTCGGGGTGCTCGCCGCGCCGGGCTGCGACCTGGGTCAGATCGGCTACGAGACGGCGATGCTGGTCCAGCGGGTGGCGGAGGCGCTGGAACCGGCGGTCCGGGCGTGA
- a CDS encoding sensor histidine kinase, whose amino-acid sequence MPLPAPARVRRHHRPDDATDQLRSVRTQLLAPILVATVGLIVLGAPQTGTALDASADADRARVLAGTATATVRLVHELEQELGETSALRQRGGSSGRPLVDAQRLRVDTAVDRYRSASRAARGAAPDLVRVLEEADGQLGRLDPTRNLALVAETADPAYGSMVESLLAVADALPAQLRDAGLANGAREVAAVAAQEHLAALERDRLRAIFIRGTLADGDLARLGELRGAREQRQAEFSRIASGPAAAAWSRLVTGTDVATAERLRAGALAADSAPAGLKTDADAWYVAQSGTIRRYNLLGRELSEDLDRDAAELARTARRRALLTAGATSTIALASLATAILLAVRTSRRLRRLRVAALTMAHRELPERITAIAAGEGTPGEGSATRLTAGIRRGRDEVAQVAEAFDTVNRAALRLAGEQAELRMDVTRMAEALARRIRTLITRQLRLLDEFEREETDPDALARLFALDHLAARMRRNGENLLVLAGGEPGRGHEGAHLLADVVRAAASEIEEYLRVEVDVPLAAVHGSAVGNLAHLLAELLENATLYSPPHTPVLVDGRRTVDGLTLRVHDQGIGISEGRLTVINERLAAPAMLSSAAAGSMGLHVVAHLAARLGVRVQLHHAGSGTVAQVEVPEAVLTRVDSVSRSPAPVARRPVTAAAAPWFHPRADSAVGPSAEPGPSRELVTTPPDPDSLRRATTVTLPPVARTGTVRGTARVAGLPEPAPAAGPAPVTPAGLPRRTRGGQLPAPLHEMPPSRPADDLLDPEVVRARLSALAEGVATAMRRTPHTTPHGRSE is encoded by the coding sequence GTGCCGCTCCCCGCACCCGCCCGCGTACGCCGGCACCACCGACCCGACGACGCCACCGACCAGCTCCGATCGGTACGCACCCAGCTGCTCGCCCCGATCCTGGTGGCGACCGTCGGGCTGATCGTGCTGGGCGCGCCCCAGACCGGGACCGCCCTCGACGCGTCCGCCGACGCCGACCGGGCCCGGGTGCTGGCCGGCACCGCCACCGCCACCGTCCGCCTCGTGCACGAACTGGAGCAGGAACTCGGCGAGACGTCGGCCCTGCGCCAGCGGGGCGGCTCGTCGGGCCGGCCGCTGGTGGACGCGCAGCGGCTGCGGGTGGACACCGCCGTCGACCGGTACCGCTCGGCCAGCCGGGCGGCCCGCGGGGCGGCACCGGACCTGGTCCGGGTGCTGGAGGAGGCGGACGGGCAGCTCGGTCGGCTCGACCCGACCAGGAACCTGGCGCTGGTCGCCGAGACCGCCGACCCGGCGTACGGGTCCATGGTGGAGTCGCTGCTGGCGGTGGCGGACGCGCTACCGGCCCAGCTGCGCGACGCCGGGCTGGCCAACGGGGCCCGGGAGGTCGCCGCGGTGGCGGCGCAGGAGCACCTGGCCGCCCTCGAACGCGACCGGCTCCGGGCGATCTTCATCCGGGGCACGCTGGCCGACGGGGACCTGGCCCGGCTCGGTGAGCTGCGGGGCGCCCGGGAACAGCGGCAGGCCGAGTTCTCCCGGATCGCCAGCGGGCCGGCGGCCGCCGCCTGGTCCCGCCTGGTGACCGGGACCGACGTGGCCACCGCCGAGCGGCTGCGTGCCGGCGCGCTCGCCGCCGACAGCGCACCGGCCGGGCTGAAGACCGACGCCGACGCCTGGTACGTCGCGCAGAGCGGGACGATCCGCCGGTACAACCTGCTCGGCCGGGAACTCTCCGAGGACCTCGACCGGGACGCCGCCGAGCTGGCGCGTACCGCCCGGCGGCGGGCTCTGCTCACGGCCGGGGCGACCAGCACGATCGCGCTCGCCTCGCTGGCCACCGCGATCCTGCTGGCGGTGCGGACCAGCCGACGGCTGCGCCGGCTGCGGGTCGCCGCGCTCACCATGGCGCACCGGGAACTGCCGGAGCGGATCACCGCGATCGCGGCCGGCGAGGGCACCCCCGGCGAGGGTTCCGCGACCCGGCTGACCGCCGGGATACGACGGGGCCGGGACGAGGTGGCCCAGGTCGCCGAGGCGTTCGACACGGTGAACCGGGCCGCGCTGCGGCTGGCCGGCGAGCAGGCCGAGCTGCGGATGGACGTGACCCGGATGGCGGAGGCACTGGCCCGCCGCATCCGTACGCTGATCACCCGCCAGCTGCGGCTGCTCGACGAGTTCGAGCGGGAGGAGACCGACCCGGACGCCCTGGCCCGTCTCTTCGCGCTGGACCACCTGGCCGCCCGGATGCGGCGCAACGGCGAGAACCTGCTGGTCCTGGCGGGTGGCGAGCCGGGGCGCGGGCACGAGGGCGCGCACCTGCTCGCCGACGTGGTCCGCGCCGCCGCCTCGGAGATCGAGGAGTACCTGCGGGTGGAGGTGGACGTGCCGCTGGCGGCGGTGCACGGCAGCGCGGTGGGCAACCTGGCGCACCTGCTGGCCGAGTTGCTGGAGAACGCCACCCTCTACTCGCCCCCGCACACTCCGGTGCTGGTCGACGGTCGTCGTACGGTCGACGGGCTCACCCTGCGCGTGCACGACCAGGGCATCGGCATCAGCGAGGGCCGGCTCACCGTGATCAACGAGCGGCTGGCCGCGCCGGCCATGCTCTCCAGCGCCGCCGCCGGCAGCATGGGCCTGCACGTGGTGGCGCACCTGGCGGCCCGGCTCGGGGTGCGGGTGCAGCTGCACCACGCCGGCAGCGGCACCGTCGCCCAGGTGGAGGTGCCGGAGGCGGTGCTGACCCGGGTCGACTCGGTCTCGCGCAGCCCCGCCCCGGTCGCCCGCCGTCCGGTCACCGCCGCGGCGGCTCCCTGGTTCCACCCCCGTGCCGACTCCGCCGTCGGCCCGTCGGCGGAGCCGGGACCGTCCCGGGAGCTGGTCACCACCCCACCGGACCCGGACAGCCTGCGCCGGGCGACCACCGTCACCCTGCCGCCGGTGGCGCGTACCGGCACGGTCCGGGGCACCGCCCGGGTGGCCGGGCTGCCGGAGCCCGCCCCGGCGGCCGGACCGGCTCCGGTGACCCCGGCCGGTCTGCCCCGTCGTACCCGGGGCGGTCAACTGCCCGCCCCGCTGCACGAGATGCCACCGTCGCGGCCCGCCGACGACCTGCTCGACCCGGAGGTGGTGCGGGCCCGGTTGTCCGCGCTCGCCGAGGGCGTGGCCACCGCGATGCGTCGTACCCCGCACACCACACCACACGGGAGATCCGAATGA
- a CDS encoding TAXI family TRAP transporter solute-binding subunit encodes MRRINVRIAAGVGALALVAAGAAGCGGRQDGAAKDDAASEITCKVTKETRVGIATGNATGVYYVVGNALAGQLSGATGGKLTGTAAETGASVQNIEQLVGGQYDVAFSLFDTAVNAVQGKGSFTAPQPVEALARIYDNYTQVVVRSDAGITSVADMKGKKISTGSPKSGTEVIANRLLTAAGLDPAKDVQAQRLDLAKTVDGMKDGSIDGFFWSGGVPTGGVTDLFTTSGDKVKFLDITPLLPKMTELNPAYQAGTIKADVYRTAADTPTIVVPNVLLVRKDLDADVACAITRTVFDRKDALAQANPAAKGIALENARKTDPVPLHRGAAKALQDLGAS; translated from the coding sequence GTGAGACGGATCAACGTGCGGATCGCCGCGGGCGTGGGTGCGCTGGCCCTCGTCGCGGCCGGCGCCGCCGGATGCGGGGGCCGTCAGGACGGAGCGGCGAAGGACGACGCCGCCAGCGAGATCACCTGCAAGGTCACCAAGGAGACCCGGGTCGGCATCGCCACCGGCAACGCCACCGGCGTCTACTACGTCGTCGGCAACGCGCTGGCCGGTCAGCTCTCCGGCGCCACCGGCGGCAAGCTCACCGGCACCGCCGCCGAGACCGGCGCCTCCGTGCAGAACATCGAGCAGCTCGTCGGCGGCCAGTACGACGTCGCCTTCTCGCTCTTCGACACCGCCGTCAACGCCGTGCAGGGCAAGGGCAGCTTCACCGCGCCGCAGCCGGTGGAGGCGCTCGCCCGGATCTACGACAACTACACCCAGGTCGTCGTCCGGTCCGACGCCGGGATCACCTCGGTCGCCGACATGAAGGGCAAGAAGATCTCCACCGGCTCCCCCAAGTCCGGTACCGAGGTCATCGCCAACCGGCTGCTCACCGCCGCCGGCCTCGACCCGGCCAAGGACGTGCAGGCCCAGCGGCTGGACCTGGCCAAGACCGTGGACGGGATGAAGGACGGCAGCATCGACGGCTTCTTCTGGTCCGGCGGCGTCCCGACCGGCGGGGTGACGGACCTGTTCACCACGTCCGGCGACAAGGTGAAGTTCCTCGACATCACCCCGCTGCTGCCCAAGATGACCGAGCTGAACCCGGCCTACCAGGCCGGCACGATCAAGGCGGACGTCTACCGGACGGCGGCGGACACCCCGACCATCGTGGTGCCGAACGTGCTGCTGGTCCGCAAGGACCTGGACGCCGACGTGGCCTGCGCGATCACCCGGACCGTCTTCGACAGGAAGGACGCGCTGGCCCAGGCGAACCCGGCCGCGAAGGGCATCGCCCTGGAGAACGCCCGCAAGACCGACCCGGTGCCGCTGCACCGGGGTGCGGCGAAGGCGTTGCAGGACCTCGGCGCGAGCTGA